CCGCCACCGTCGGGGCGGTACAGCCACGCGCTGACCCGGTCGCTGCCGGAGTTGAACCAGACGTCTTCTCGTTGCATGACAGCCATCCTGCATGGTCTCCCGCCAGTGTGATAGACCCACGGCATGGCCGTGGACGTGGTGCAGCAGCTGTCGTCACTGGTGGGCGGCAACTACGTCAGCACCGATCCCGACGTGCTGGCCGGTCGCAGCGCCGACTCGACGGACCGATACCGGGGCACCGCCAGCGCGCTGGTCCGCCCGGGCTCGGCCGACGAAGTGGCCGACGTGTTGCGGGTCTGCCGCGACGCCGGAGTGCACGTGACCATCCAGGGCGGCCGCACGTCGTTGGTCGCCGGCACCGTGCCCGAACACGACGACGTGCTGCTGTCTACCGAAAGACTTTGTGCGGTAGGCGAAGTCGACACTGTCGAGCTTCGCGTCGAAGCCGGGGCGGGGGCGACGCTGAGCGCGGTGCAGCGCGCGGCCGGCGCGGCCGGGCTGGTGTTCGGCGTCGACCTGTCCGCGCGTGACACCGCGACCGTCGGCGGGATGGCCTCGACCAACGCCGGCGGGCTGCGGACCGTGCGGTACGGCAACATGGGCAGCCAAGTCATCGGGATGGACGTCGCGCTGCCCGACGGGTCTGTGGTGCGCCGGCATTCGCGCGTGCGGGCCGACAACACCGGCTACGACCTGCCGGCGCTGTTCGTCGGCGCCGAAGGAACACTGGGCGTCATCACCGCCCTCGATCTACGGCTGCACCCTGATCCGTCTGATCGGGTGACCGCAGTGTGCGGCTTCGACTCGTTGGACGCGCTGGTCGACGCGGGCCGGATGTTTCGCGACCTGGACGGCATTGCGGCGTTGGAGTTGGTCGACGGTCGGGCTGCCTTGTTGGCAGACGAGCACCTGGGTTTTGCCCCGCCGGTGGGTGGGCGCTGGCTGCTGCTGGTGGAGCTGGCCTCCGACCATGACCAGACCGATCGCCTCGCCGACGCGCTGGACGGCGTAGCTGGTTCCGGCGAGCCCGCTGTCGGCATCGATATCGCTGCGCAGCAACGGCTTTGGCGGGTGCGCGAATCACTTGCAGAGGTCGTCGGGCTATTCGGGCCACCGTTGAAGTTCGACGTGTCGCTACCGCTCGACGCGGTGGGCCGGTTCGCCGACGAGGCCGAAAGCCTGGTCGAGCGTCACGCACCGGCCGCGGTCGGTGTGCTGTTCGGACACATCGGCGAGGGCAACCTGCATCTGAATGTGTTGCGGTGCAGCGCCGAACAGGAACAGCAGCTTTATGCCGCGATGATGGACCTGATCGCCGACTGCGGCGGCAACGTCAGCTCCGAGCACGGGGTCGGTAGCCGTAAACGCCGCTACCTCGAAATGTCTCGTGATGTCGCCGACATCGCGGCGATGCGCACCCTCAAGGCGGCCTTCGATCCCACCGGCTATCTCAACGCGGCGGTGCTGTTCGACTAGCTGGATTTGATGCCGACGGCATGGCGCAGCTGAGCCAGGAACTCTTCGGCGTCGTCGCTGCGAATCATGTAGTGCGAGAACGCGACTCGAATCGCCGTCGCCGCCTTGACCGCGGCGTTGGGCCCGGGGATCAGCCGTTGCAGGCCGTCGCGCATCTGGGGGATGACCGCGGAGAACTGGGTGATGACGTGCTCGGGTTCGATGTCGACCATCCGCACCCCGGTGTAGGAGTGCTGATAGTCGACGATGAAACGCAGCGCCGCATCGAGTTTGTCGGCACCCTTGAGGCCGGCGGTCGCGTGGCTCATGCCGTCCTCGAAGGTGAGCCGCTCGTATTTGGAGAACGCCGAGAGCAGGTCTTCCTTGGAGGCGAACCAGCGATAGAGCGTCGGCCGCGACACCCCCGCCTGCACGGCGACGTCGGACAGGCTGAGCTTGCGTTTGCCGTTGCGGCCGAGGACCTCAGCGGTGGCTGCGAGGATCCGTTGCTGCGTCGAGGTGTCGCCCTCGATGGTCGACGTCTGGTCCATACCCGCAACTTTACAAAGATAGGTCGAAGTGTCACGCTGTTTTCGTGTCACTGGTCGCTGACTCCCCGAGCTTAGCCGGGCAGGCCCAGGAAGACGGGCGTCCGCGGTGAGCCACGCCAGGGCGGTGGCTATCACCGAAGCATCTTCGTCGGTCGGATTCGCGACCGCTGCCCGACTGGCGGCGGGCGGACACACGGTCGTGATGGGCAGTCGCCGTCTTCAGGTCTGCGAGGAATTCGCCGCGCGGTTGCGATCCGGTGGCGCCGAAGTCTTTGCCGCGCATCTCGATCTCGCGGACCCGCTATCGATCGATGGCTTCCTGGAGTCCGTCGAATACGTCGTCGGTGAGGTCGACGCGTTGATCAGTACCGTCGGCGTCGCCGCGAAGTCCTGGGTCGGCGCGCAACACCTTGTGACACAACTGGTTACGCCGATGATCGAGCACGGCCGTGGCGACGTGGTGCTGCTCGGCCCAGAGCTCATTGGCGTGCCGCACACAGAGGCCGACCGGATGCTCGAGGCGTGGGTCAGCGGACTGGACGCCGAATTCGTCGGCACCGGGGTGCGGGCATCGATTGTTCGGGCGGATGGCGCGGTGCCGCCCGACGACGCCGGCCGCCTGATCGCAGCGACCATCTGTGCGCCTGACGACATGCATCTGCGGTTGGTGCAGGTCATCCCGTCGACCCCCGCAGCACAGCGATCGACGCGAGCGGGCTGAGACTCAGCGGCGTCGCACCAGAACCGACTGCTGGATGCTGCCCACGGCGCCGGTCTCGTCGAACAACGTGCCGATCGTGGTGCCGATGCCATCGGGCCCGTAGTTGGTCTCGGCCCGGATGCCGATCCATTCGCCGTCGGGAATCCGGTGCACATGGACGACGAGATCGTTGTTCAGAAATGTCCACCGGGCGATGTCGATCTTGGAGCCAATCCCGTTGGCGCAGTCCGCAACCGCGAAGAGGCGCTGCAACGGCGTCACCGCCTCGCCGTCGACAAGGGTGACCAGTGGCTTGATCCACGACTCGCCCGGTCCCTCGCTGAGAGGCTTGGTCAGCCAGCGCCAGTCGAGGCTGTGCACGTAGTTGCGGTCGAAATTCTTGGCCAGGTCGCGGCTGTGCGCCTCGCTGATCGGCGCCGGCAGTGGCGCGGACGCGTGCTCGAGTTCTCCTGTGTCCTGCTGCTGCAGCCGCCACCCGGTGGCCCGCGCCGTCGGCCGTGGCTGGCCGTCGGGGCCCACGGCCAGCGTCTCGGCGCTGACCAACTCGATCTGCTTGCCCGGGCGTTCGACCTTCGCCCGTACCCACAGGTCGCCGTCGGCGGGGACCGGGCCCAGCAGGTCGATGGCGACCCGGCTGAGCCGGGTGTCGTCGCGGGGCGCGCAGCGTTCCAGAGCGCGCACCAGCAGGGCCGACACCGGGGCGCCGTGCTGGATCTTCGCGGTCCAGGTGCTGCGGACAAGGTCTGTGGCAGTGAACTTTTCGCCGATCGGGTCGTCGGCGTCGACCAGTTCGTAGTAGGAGTCGCTCATCGCCCGGCCTCGACTGCGGGCGCGTCGACGATGACCGTGTCGACCCGGGACAGTCGCGTGCCGACCAGTTTCTTCGGGTAGGCCTCGCTGCTCGTCAGCATGAACAACGTCCGTCCGGCGGCGCCGCCGAGCATGCACGCGATCGCCACCCGGTCGCCGATGTCGATCCGGTGACTGACTCGTGCCTTGCCGCCGGCGCTGTCCACTATGCGCTCGAACTGGTGAGCCAGCGTCATCGCCGTCCACACCCCGCCCCCGGCGTCCAGGCAGATGCCGTCCGGCGGGCCGTCCAGGCCGTCGGCGAACACCCGACGGTTCGACAGGTCGCCGTCCTCGTCGATGGAATACGCGGTCAGCCGGCGCCCGATCGACTCCGCGACGATCAGCGTGCGGCCGTCGGGCGTGATGGCCATCCCGTTGGGGAAGTTCAGGTCGGTCGCCACCACACGGGCACTGTTGTCCGGGTCGACGCGCAGGAGCGCGCCGCCCTCGAACGCCTGCGATCCGATGTAGGCCCGGCCGCGACCGTCGACCACCATGTCGCCGAGGTCGGCTGGCGCCAAAGAGCTCAAATCTGCTGCGGTGGTGATGTTTTCGCCATCGTAGGCCAGCAGCGTGCGGTTCTCGGCCGACACGATCAGCAGCGTCCCGTCCGGCCGGAAGCCGAGCCCCGACGGCGCGTGCCCAGGCAACGGGAGCGTGGTCATCGACCCGCAGACCGTGACGGTGTGCACGGCCTCGCCGAGCATGTCGGAGAACCACAGCAGGTCCTCGAACCAGCGCGGACCCTCGCCGAAGCAGAACCCCGCCGCCAACGGGGTGAGACCGTCAACGGTCGTGGTAGCGGCCAACGTCGTCGCTCCTTTGCGGCGGTGGAACAGACCGGACAGTGACCCGGCAGGCTTTACAGATTATCGTACAAATGTCACGCGATAGCGTGCAGGGACATCGTCGGCGCTCAGCTAAGGAATGCGGCAGATGAAATTCACCGTCACCCACCCGATGCACAGCCATCCGTACAACCCGGAACTGGTGACCGGCGACGGCATCGCCACGGTGGCCGCGGCCGTCGAGGCTGCCGGCATCCACGGCTTCGGCTTCACCGACCATCCCGCACCGACCCAGCGATGGCTGGAGGCCGGCGGCCACGACGCTCTCGACCCGTTCGTGGCGATGGGGTTTGCCGCCGCACGGACCAGCACGCTACGGCTGATCCCCAACATCGTGGTGCTGCCGTATCGAAATCCGTTCGTGGTGGCCAAGTCCGGCGCGACACTGGATCTGCTGTCCGGGGGCCGGTTCACGCTGGCCGTCGGTGTCGGCTACCTCAAACGGGAGTTCGCCGCTCTCGGTGTCGATTTCGAGGAGCGGGCCGCGCTGTTCGACGAGGCGCTCGACGTGATCACCGCGATCTGGACCGGCGATGACATCTCCTACGAGGGCAAGCACTTCAGCGCCAAGGGCATTACCGCGCATCCGCGGCCGGTGAGCAGCCCGTATCCGCCGATCTGGGTCGGCGGGAACACCGGGGCCGCGCGGCGCCGGGTCGCCGCCAAGGGCGACGGCTGGTGCCCCTTCGCCGCGCCGCCCGCACTGGCCCAGACGGCGCGGACCGCGTCGATGGATTCGGTGGACGCGCTGGCCGAGGGCATCGAGGACCTGCGCCGCCGACTCGACGCCGCGGGCCGTGACCCCGGGGGAGTAGACATCGTCTTCGGCAACATCGAGGGCGGCAATCCGAGCGATCCCGACTTCAACGCCGACGCCTACCTGGCCGGGCTGGATCGGCTGGCTAAGCTCGGCGTTACCTGGGTGCAGGTGGGCCTGCCGGGCGACAGCCTGGCTCACGCGCTGGAGGTCGTCGACAAGTTCAAGACCATGGTGGTCGACGCGTCGTAGGCTTTACAAGTTTTGGCGAGAATGTCATTCTCGCTACGTGACAACAGACTCTGAGCAGACGCACTGGTCGGTCGCCGGCCTCCTGGACTTGTTCGATGCGCGCGACGCCGGCGACGGCCGTTTCACCGCGGACACCGGCATCGCGGCCGAGGACGAGCGCCAGGTGGTCGAGGGCACGCAGGTGCTCGCACAGGTGATTGTCGCTGTCGCCAAGCAGTTTCCGGAGAAGTCGGTGCGCTCGGTGCATGCGGTCTTCGCCCGCGCGGTCCTGGTCGGCCCCCCGGTGGAGATCGACATCGACGTCGTCGCCCAGGGTCGCTCGACCGCGACCGCGGTGGTCGGCGTCTCGCAGAACGGCCGTCGTGCGATCACCGTGACCGCACTGCTCGACGTGCCCTCCGCCGACGTGATCCGCCACCACCACCCCAAGCCGGAGGTGACCGCGCCCCGCGATGCCAACGACGGCGGGATGCCGATGGCCGGCCGGGAACTGCGCCTGGTCGACGTCGTCGACGTGAACAGCCCCGACGAGGTCGGTCCGCCGGAGTTGTACGCCTGGCTGCATTACGACCCGATACCGAGCCGCGACGACCTGGCCAAGGCGCTGGTCGCGTATTTCACCGGCTACCTTGGCATTTCGACGTCGATGCGCGCCCACGAAGGCATCGGCACCGCGCAGTCGCACCTGACCGTGTCGACCGCGCCGATGACGGTGTCGGTCAGCTTTCACGAGCCGGTCACGTGGACCGGATGGCTGCTCTACACCCACGAGAGCACCCAGGCGGGCGCTGGGATGTCCTACATCCGCGGCGCCGTGCACACCGAGGAGGGTGAGCTGATCGCCTCGTTCACACAGGACGCTCTGATCCGCCCTCTGCGCACCAGCGACACCACCATCAAAACCGAAGCGCGGCTGTAACTCTCATGGATTTCTCCGCCGTCGAACTCGAGGCCGAAGACGAGGAATTCCGCGACCGGCTGCGCAAATTCCTGGCCAACGTGGTCACCGCCGAGGTGATCCGGCGCGACCGCGAGACCGGGGAGAACTTCGACGAGGGTGTCCACCTGGCGCTGGGCACCGAGGGTTACCTGGCCGACGACTTCAACGACGAATCCGACGGCGGGTTCGGATCGCTGCGCCGCCGCATCTGGGACCTGGAGATCGGCCGGGCCCACACGCCGTGGTTCCACTGGGGCACGACGGCCGTCGTCGCCAAGATGATGCGCGACTTCGGGCCACCGGAACTCACCGAGGAAGTGTTGCCCGGCGTGCTGACCGGCGAGACGCGCCTCTGCCTCGGCTACACCGAACCCGAGGGCGGCTCCGACGTCGCGACCTGCAAGACCCGCGCGACCCGTGACGGCGACAATTGGATTATCAACGGTTCCAAGATGTTCACGTCCAACGCGCACAATGCCAAGTACGTGTTCCTGCTGACCAACAGCGATCCGAACGGGCCAAAACACAAGAACCTCACCATGTTTCTGGTCCCGCTCGATTCACCCGGCGTCGACATTCAACCGATCCGTACCGTCGACGGCGACCGCACCAACATCGTCTTCTACAGCGACGTGCGGGTCGACGACCGCTATCGCATCGGCCCGGTCAACGGCGGCTGGGGCGTGCTGCGCGGCGCTCTCGACCAAGAGCACGGCACTGCCGAGAAGGAAGAGGACGGGCTGCAGCGCATCGCGGTGATGAGCGAACATCTGACCCTGATGGCTGAGGCGATGGACGGCATCGCGGCGCTGGCCGGGCGCGAGCGCCCCGACGGAAGCCGGCTGATCGACGACTCGTCGGTGGCATATCGGTTGGGGCGCAGCGTCGCTCGCACCGAAGCGGCTCTCGGCACGCCCGGGATGTTCGGCCGGGTGGCCAACGCGCAGACCATGCGCGACTGCGCACCCGACCTGATGGACATCCTGGGCGCCGCGTCGGCATTGCCCGTCGACGCCGATGGGGCCGCGGACAACGGCGGGGCCGAATACGCATTTCGGCTGGCCTCACCCGTCGGCATCTACGGCGGCACTCTCGAGGTGTTCCGGAATATGATCGCCCAGCACGCGCTCGGGCTGGGCCGGCCGAACTACTCGCCGCCGAGGGCCTGAGGCAACTCGGCGAACACGTCGGCTCGGTCGGCGTCGAAACTGACGAACCCCTTGATCGGTTGGCCTTCGGCCGGCGGGTCCAGATAGCTCCACGCCACGTCCTCGGCTCCATCCGCCGACCAGTAGGTGGCCCAGCCCTTATAGTTGCAGTAGGTCGACGTATTCGATTGCAGCAGAAACTCAGTGCGCACATGAGCGGGGTCGACGTACAGCCGCGGCTGCAACGACGTCTCGAACACGATCACCGTATCGTCGGTGTCGACCACCGTCTTGCCACCCACCTCTACGCGCAGTCGCCGCGTCGTCGGCCGACAGTCGATGCGGTGGTACGGGTTGGGCGGGTAGTGCACCAGTGTGCGGCCCTCCTCGGTCCACGCGTCCACGGCATCCCACGGCACGTGCACGAAGCCCGGCGCCTCGGCCACCGGTTCGCTGGGCAGGTCCGACACCTCGCCGGCCGGAAAGGCATAGCTGAGTGGGTGATTCGGGCGATGCACGAGCAGCGCGTGCTCGGTGTCGATGACGGTCTGTCCGTTTTGCGACGCTTGAATGCGGCGGGGATGCGGCTCGACGTAGACCACCCCCGCCGGAATGGCCGGCGAAAACCGGCCGGCCGGAGAACTGCTCAGCGGTCCATGACCGGTGACCATGCTCATGGAATCGAGCCTAGCGTGGCATGGTGTGAGGCATGGCCGGACCGATGGAGGGTGTCAACGTCGTCGAGCTCGGCGTGTGGGTAGCCGGACCCGCAACGGGCGGCATCCTCGCCGACTGGGGCGCCGACGTCATCAAGATCGAGCCGCCGGCCGGCGATCCGGCCCGGATGTTCGGCCGCATGCTCGGCCTCGACGTCGACGTCAGCCCACCCTTCGAGATGGACAACCGGTCCAAGCGCAGCGTCGTGGTAGACCTCACCACTGCGGACGGTCACCAGACGGCGCTCGAATTGATCTCTTGTGCAGACGTTTTCATCACCAACGTTCGCCCGGGGGTTGCGCCGCCTCGGCCTCGACTACGAGTCACTGGCCGCCGACCACCCGACGCTGGTGTACGGCTTGATCACCGGATACGGCGAGTCCGGGCCGGACGCCGACCGGGCGGCGTACGACGTGGCGGCGTTCTGGGCGCGCGGCGGCCTGGCGCACCTGCTCACCCGGCCGGGCGAGACGCCGCCGTTCCAGCGCGGCGGGATGGGTGACCACTCGGCCGGCATGACGCTCGCCGCGGCGGTCTGCGCCGCGCTGGTGTCGCGGGCCAACACCGGTGCCGGTCAACTGGTCAGCACGTCGCTGTACCGCCAGGGCGCCTACACCGTCAGCTTCGACCTGAACACCTACCTGATGTCGGGCCAGCCGATCGCGATCGGGCAACGCGAAAAGATGTTCAACCCGTGCATGAACAACTACGCCACCGCCGACGGGCGACGGTTCTGGATCGTCGGGCTCGAAGTCGACCGGCATTGGCCCCCGCTGTGCCGGGCTGTCGGCAAGGCCGAATGGCTGGACGATCCGCGCTTCACCGACGCCCGGTCGCGCGCCGTCAACGCCGTCGAGCTGATCGGCGAGCTGGATCGGATCTTTGCCACCAAGACCCTCGACGAGTGGGCCGAGGTGTTCGCCGGCGAGCCCGATTTCTTCTGGTCACCGGTCAACAGCATCGAGGACGTCATCGCTGACGAGCAGTTTCACGCCGCCGGCGGCATGGTCGACGTGCCCGACGGTCCTGCGGCCGTGGCGATGGTGGCGACGCCCGCGGACTTCCACGGCACACCTTGGGCGCCGCGGTCCTGCGCGCCGGAGCTGGGCCAGCACACCGACGAGGTGCTTGCCGAGCTCGAAGCCCGCCGCCAGTCTTGATCGAATCGAAGCTTTACAGATTGATGTAAAAGTGTCACGCTGGGTCCGCCGGGTCATCGACGACGCGTGAAGGGATGCGATGAGGACCTTGGAGGAGCCACGCCCTCACCCTGGATCGGTTGCGTACCGTCTTGATGTCGTCGCCACCAACGCCGCGGACGT
The sequence above is a segment of the Candidatus Mycobacterium wuenschmannii genome. Coding sequences within it:
- a CDS encoding acyl-CoA thioesterase, with translation MTTDSEQTHWSVAGLLDLFDARDAGDGRFTADTGIAAEDERQVVEGTQVLAQVIVAVAKQFPEKSVRSVHAVFARAVLVGPPVEIDIDVVAQGRSTATAVVGVSQNGRRAITVTALLDVPSADVIRHHHPKPEVTAPRDANDGGMPMAGRELRLVDVVDVNSPDEVGPPELYAWLHYDPIPSRDDLAKALVAYFTGYLGISTSMRAHEGIGTAQSHLTVSTAPMTVSVSFHEPVTWTGWLLYTHESTQAGAGMSYIRGAVHTEEGELIASFTQDALIRPLRTSDTTIKTEARL
- a CDS encoding acyl-CoA dehydrogenase family protein — encoded protein: MDFSAVELEAEDEEFRDRLRKFLANVVTAEVIRRDRETGENFDEGVHLALGTEGYLADDFNDESDGGFGSLRRRIWDLEIGRAHTPWFHWGTTAVVAKMMRDFGPPELTEEVLPGVLTGETRLCLGYTEPEGGSDVATCKTRATRDGDNWIINGSKMFTSNAHNAKYVFLLTNSDPNGPKHKNLTMFLVPLDSPGVDIQPIRTVDGDRTNIVFYSDVRVDDRYRIGPVNGGWGVLRGALDQEHGTAEKEEDGLQRIAVMSEHLTLMAEAMDGIAALAGRERPDGSRLIDDSSVAYRLGRSVARTEAALGTPGMFGRVANAQTMRDCAPDLMDILGAASALPVDADGAADNGGAEYAFRLASPVGIYGGTLEVFRNMIAQHALGLGRPNYSPPRA
- a CDS encoding thioesterase family protein, translated to MSDSYYELVDADDPIGEKFTATDLVRSTWTAKIQHGAPVSALLVRALERCAPRDDTRLSRVAIDLLGPVPADGDLWVRAKVERPGKQIELVSAETLAVGPDGQPRPTARATGWRLQQQDTGELEHASAPLPAPISEAHSRDLAKNFDRNYVHSLDWRWLTKPLSEGPGESWIKPLVTLVDGEAVTPLQRLFAVADCANGIGSKIDIARWTFLNNDLVVHVHRIPDGEWIGIRAETNYGPDGIGTTIGTLFDETGAVGSIQQSVLVRRR
- a CDS encoding FAD-binding oxidoreductase, coding for MAVDVVQQLSSLVGGNYVSTDPDVLAGRSADSTDRYRGTASALVRPGSADEVADVLRVCRDAGVHVTIQGGRTSLVAGTVPEHDDVLLSTERLCAVGEVDTVELRVEAGAGATLSAVQRAAGAAGLVFGVDLSARDTATVGGMASTNAGGLRTVRYGNMGSQVIGMDVALPDGSVVRRHSRVRADNTGYDLPALFVGAEGTLGVITALDLRLHPDPSDRVTAVCGFDSLDALVDAGRMFRDLDGIAALELVDGRAALLADEHLGFAPPVGGRWLLLVELASDHDQTDRLADALDGVAGSGEPAVGIDIAAQQRLWRVRESLAEVVGLFGPPLKFDVSLPLDAVGRFADEAESLVERHAPAAVGVLFGHIGEGNLHLNVLRCSAEQEQQLYAAMMDLIADCGGNVSSEHGVGSRKRRYLEMSRDVADIAAMRTLKAAFDPTGYLNAAVLFD
- a CDS encoding DUF427 domain-containing protein, whose protein sequence is MSMVTGHGPLSSSPAGRFSPAIPAGVVYVEPHPRRIQASQNGQTVIDTEHALLVHRPNHPLSYAFPAGEVSDLPSEPVAEAPGFVHVPWDAVDAWTEEGRTLVHYPPNPYHRIDCRPTTRRLRVEVGGKTVVDTDDTVIVFETSLQPRLYVDPAHVRTEFLLQSNTSTYCNYKGWATYWSADGAEDVAWSYLDPPAEGQPIKGFVSFDADRADVFAELPQALGGE
- a CDS encoding LLM class F420-dependent oxidoreductase; this translates as MKFTVTHPMHSHPYNPELVTGDGIATVAAAVEAAGIHGFGFTDHPAPTQRWLEAGGHDALDPFVAMGFAAARTSTLRLIPNIVVLPYRNPFVVAKSGATLDLLSGGRFTLAVGVGYLKREFAALGVDFEERAALFDEALDVITAIWTGDDISYEGKHFSAKGITAHPRPVSSPYPPIWVGGNTGAARRRVAAKGDGWCPFAAPPALAQTARTASMDSVDALAEGIEDLRRRLDAAGRDPGGVDIVFGNIEGGNPSDPDFNADAYLAGLDRLAKLGVTWVQVGLPGDSLAHALEVVDKFKTMVVDAS
- a CDS encoding SDR family NAD(P)-dependent oxidoreductase; this encodes MAITEASSSVGFATAARLAAGGHTVVMGSRRLQVCEEFAARLRSGGAEVFAAHLDLADPLSIDGFLESVEYVVGEVDALISTVGVAAKSWVGAQHLVTQLVTPMIEHGRGDVVLLGPELIGVPHTEADRMLEAWVSGLDAEFVGTGVRASIVRADGAVPPDDAGRLIAATICAPDDMHLRLVQVIPSTPAAQRSTRAG
- a CDS encoding TetR/AcrR family transcriptional regulator — its product is MDQTSTIEGDTSTQQRILAATAEVLGRNGKRKLSLSDVAVQAGVSRPTLYRWFASKEDLLSAFSKYERLTFEDGMSHATAGLKGADKLDAALRFIVDYQHSYTGVRMVDIEPEHVITQFSAVIPQMRDGLQRLIPGPNAAVKAATAIRVAFSHYMIRSDDAEEFLAQLRHAVGIKSS
- a CDS encoding SMP-30/gluconolactonase/LRE family protein; translation: MAATTTVDGLTPLAAGFCFGEGPRWFEDLLWFSDMLGEAVHTVTVCGSMTTLPLPGHAPSGLGFRPDGTLLIVSAENRTLLAYDGENITTAADLSSLAPADLGDMVVDGRGRAYIGSQAFEGGALLRVDPDNSARVVATDLNFPNGMAITPDGRTLIVAESIGRRLTAYSIDEDGDLSNRRVFADGLDGPPDGICLDAGGGVWTAMTLAHQFERIVDSAGGKARVSHRIDIGDRVAIACMLGGAAGRTLFMLTSSEAYPKKLVGTRLSRVDTVIVDAPAVEAGR